One Cryptomeria japonica chromosome 9, Sugi_1.0, whole genome shotgun sequence genomic window carries:
- the LOC131051294 gene encoding uncharacterized protein LOC131051294, whose translation MAKDFFSFAFSCEEDLSDVLCGGPWVIGETLLPLKRWSPNLDLNDGILGFAPVWVRLSDFPLEFWHEDVFKGLASSFGELLSIDSMMAARKRMVYVRICVCVNQNTDLSSSVDIISRLGKWTQPTEFETMPSVCFKYKITGHWAKKYPLQINKIVGPRKANSGYNNGLHKQTWREKMSTVAQNEDGSIEMVKNIGNLKEPTSSSLVQL comes from the coding sequence ATGGCTAAAGATTTTTTCTCCTTTGCCTTCTCTTGTGAAGAAgacttgtctgatgttctttgtgGAGGCCCTTGGGTTATTGGGGAGACTTTGTTGCCTTTGAAGCGTTGGTCCCCTAATCTGGATCTGAATGATGGTATTTTGGGTTTTGCCCCTGTTTGGGTTAGATTGTCCGATTTTCCCTTGGAGTTTTGGCATGAGGATGTATTTAAGGGTTTGGCTAGCTCGTTTGGGGAACTTCTTTCTATTGACTCAATGATGGCAGCTAGGAAAAGAATGGTTTATGTGCGGATCTGTGTTTGTGTTAATCAAAATACTGATCTCTCATCCTCTGTGGATATCATTTCTAGGTTGGGGAAATGGACCCAGCCAACTGAGTTTGAGACTATGCCTTCTGTttgttttaaatataaaataactgGGCATTGGGCTAAAAAATATCCTCTACAGattaataaaattgttggcccCCGTAAAGCGAATTCTGGATACAACAATGGTCTGCATAAGCAGACTTGGAGAGAAAAAATGTCAACGGTGGCTCAAAATGAAGATGGTAGTATTGAGATGGTCAAGAATATTGGGAACCTGAAGGAACCTACTTCTTCTAGTCTGGTTCAATTATAG